A genome region from Myroides fluvii includes the following:
- the guaA gene encoding glutamine-hydrolyzing GMP synthase, whose product MQHNVLILDFGSQYTQLIARRVRELNIFCEILPYNGLPEDLSAYNAVILSGSPYSVRSQEALHPELAEIKGKKPLLAVCYGAQYLAHFFGGEVAPSDTREYGRANLAFIADDPFLKDIPANSQVWMSHSDTIKTLPANAVLLASTKDVANAAYKIEGEQTYAIQFHPEVYHSTDGAQLLKNFLVDIAGVKQDFTPASFVDETIADLRQKIGSEKVVLALSGGVDSTVAAVLLSKAIGENLHCIFVNNGLLRKNEFNNVLKQYEGMGLNVKGVDASKRFMDALAGQEDPETKRKTIGRVFIEVFDDESKLIKDATFLGQGTIYPDVIESISVKGPSATIKSHHNVGGLPDFMKLKIVEPLRMLFKDEVRRVGASLGIDPELLGRHPFPGPGLAIRILGDITPEKVSLLQEVDAIFINGLREHGLYNSVWQAGAILLPVNSVGVMGDERTYEKVVALRAVASTDGMTADWVHLPYEFLMEISNQIINKVKGVNRVVYDISSKPPATIEWE is encoded by the coding sequence ATGCAACACAATGTACTTATTTTAGATTTTGGTTCGCAATACACACAATTAATTGCGAGAAGGGTTCGAGAATTAAATATATTCTGCGAAATCCTACCTTATAACGGTTTACCAGAGGATTTATCAGCGTATAATGCGGTAATTCTATCAGGAAGCCCATATTCTGTTCGTTCACAAGAAGCTTTACACCCAGAACTTGCTGAAATTAAAGGTAAAAAACCTTTATTAGCCGTATGTTATGGTGCTCAGTATTTGGCGCATTTCTTCGGTGGAGAAGTAGCCCCATCGGATACACGTGAGTACGGAAGAGCGAATCTTGCGTTTATTGCGGATGATCCTTTCTTAAAAGATATCCCAGCAAACAGTCAAGTGTGGATGAGCCACAGTGATACGATTAAAACGTTACCTGCGAATGCTGTTTTATTGGCAAGCACTAAAGATGTAGCCAATGCAGCGTATAAAATCGAAGGAGAACAAACCTACGCGATTCAGTTTCACCCAGAAGTTTACCATTCAACAGATGGTGCTCAACTATTAAAAAACTTTTTAGTAGATATCGCAGGAGTAAAACAAGATTTTACCCCCGCTTCATTTGTAGATGAAACCATTGCAGATTTACGCCAGAAAATCGGAAGTGAAAAAGTAGTTTTAGCCCTTTCAGGAGGTGTGGATTCTACAGTAGCTGCGGTATTGTTGAGTAAAGCAATTGGAGAAAACCTACATTGTATTTTTGTAAACAACGGATTATTGCGTAAAAACGAATTCAATAACGTATTGAAGCAATATGAAGGAATGGGATTAAACGTAAAAGGAGTAGATGCTTCTAAACGTTTTATGGATGCTCTAGCAGGTCAAGAAGATCCAGAAACAAAACGCAAAACTATTGGACGCGTGTTCATCGAGGTATTTGATGATGAATCAAAACTAATTAAAGATGCAACGTTCCTAGGTCAAGGAACAATCTATCCTGATGTAATTGAATCCATCTCGGTTAAAGGACCTTCTGCAACTATCAAATCACACCATAATGTTGGGGGATTACCTGATTTTATGAAATTGAAAATAGTAGAACCATTGCGTATGCTATTCAAAGATGAGGTGCGTAGAGTAGGAGCTTCTTTGGGAATTGACCCTGAATTATTAGGTCGTCATCCTTTCCCAGGTCCAGGATTAGCAATTCGTATCTTAGGTGATATCACACCAGAAAAAGTAAGCTTACTTCAAGAAGTAGATGCTATTTTTATCAACGGATTAAGAGAACATGGATTGTACAATTCAGTTTGGCAAGCAGGAGCTATTTTGTTACCTGTAAATTCAGTAGGTGTAATGGGAGACGAAAGAACATACGAAAAAGTAGTAGCCTTACGCGCAGTAGCATCAACAGATGGTATGACCGCAGATTGGGTACACTTACCTTATGAGTTCTTAATGGAAATCTCCAATCAGATTATCAATAAGGTTAAAGGGGTAAATAGAGTGGTATACGATATCAGTTCTAAACCACCTGCAACAATTGAATGGGAATAA
- a CDS encoding LysM peptidoglycan-binding domain-containing protein, giving the protein MKKKIVIALTAFIFTSGLAFAQESNYTTYRVSKGETISKIAREHKISVSEVLRLNPEAKTGIKEGDVIQVPASKTQAKTAVTNISTTTQTAKSTDVKRKTHVVQSKETVFGISRQYNVSVQDLYQWNPELERSGLKANTTLFISPSSTTAVTDQAATVKVMLAATKADTPVDKAKIGYKEIEIEPKQTLYSLAVEYQTSVQKIMELNPELSEGLKSGQKIKVPTSGKTVVSTTAAAEVKPTTSVTTPTTSKETEQYRTITIEPKQTLFSLAKENNISIEELVELNPELRKGLQVGMEVKIPNSGENKASSSTPQPKWNLESSGSFVDLTQSLDRYTSKELVLLLPFNASRVGDNANERMKTDGFLNMTMDFYLGAKLAIDKAVGMGLPLTVKVFDSNETKSSSDVKRILASENLNKTEVIIGPFFQSNVDDAVKALPNSDIVLVSPLSNEKANPSSQLVQTMPYGDVLKQTLLEYLIQKDSKITVIVDEKKASTKRFMQRHYPNIKVIDTKEIKEVDKTLVAGKNNAFILDSNSIESALLLTDKLKGKTTSFDIQVASFDKSEVFDYGEIKIETLVALHYTFPSVTRDSESSLDTAFAREYKALNNAMPNRFAIRGYDVTLDVILRMFQKEGFTGALGMKSTEIENKFVYSKNPEGTVRNRGVYILQYNDDLTVKVVE; this is encoded by the coding sequence ATGAAAAAGAAAATCGTTATAGCTTTAACAGCCTTTATTTTTACCAGTGGATTAGCCTTCGCTCAAGAGTCAAATTACACCACGTATCGCGTGAGTAAAGGGGAGACAATTAGTAAAATAGCTCGAGAACACAAAATTTCTGTTAGCGAGGTTTTGCGATTGAATCCAGAGGCTAAAACGGGAATTAAAGAAGGCGATGTCATTCAAGTTCCCGCTAGTAAAACACAAGCAAAAACAGCTGTAACGAATATTTCTACAACGACTCAAACGGCAAAGTCAACAGATGTAAAACGAAAAACACACGTGGTACAATCCAAGGAAACAGTCTTTGGGATCAGTCGCCAATACAACGTGAGTGTACAAGATTTATATCAATGGAATCCAGAGTTGGAACGCAGTGGTTTAAAGGCAAATACGACTCTTTTTATCTCACCTTCTTCCACTACTGCTGTTACAGATCAAGCAGCTACAGTTAAGGTAATGCTAGCGGCTACAAAAGCAGACACACCTGTAGATAAAGCTAAAATAGGATATAAGGAAATCGAAATAGAACCCAAGCAAACACTCTATAGTTTGGCGGTAGAATACCAAACGAGTGTGCAAAAGATTATGGAGTTGAATCCAGAATTGAGCGAAGGATTGAAGAGTGGACAAAAGATAAAAGTACCTACTTCAGGAAAGACAGTTGTTTCAACTACTGCTGCCGCTGAAGTAAAACCAACAACTTCGGTGACCACACCGACTACATCCAAAGAAACGGAACAATATCGCACGATTACTATCGAACCCAAGCAAACGCTATTTAGCTTGGCTAAAGAAAACAATATTTCTATTGAGGAATTGGTAGAACTCAATCCTGAATTGAGAAAAGGTTTGCAGGTTGGTATGGAAGTGAAAATACCAAATTCAGGAGAGAACAAAGCGAGTAGTTCGACTCCACAACCCAAGTGGAATTTGGAATCTTCGGGTTCTTTTGTGGATTTAACACAAAGTCTGGATCGCTATACGTCCAAGGAATTAGTGTTGTTGTTGCCCTTTAATGCGTCTCGTGTGGGAGATAATGCCAACGAACGCATGAAAACCGATGGATTCTTAAATATGACGATGGATTTCTATTTAGGAGCTAAATTAGCCATTGATAAGGCTGTGGGTATGGGTCTACCCCTAACAGTTAAAGTTTTTGACTCTAATGAGACAAAAAGCAGTTCAGATGTTAAGCGCATCTTAGCAAGTGAAAATTTAAATAAAACAGAAGTAATTATTGGGCCTTTCTTTCAAAGTAATGTCGATGATGCAGTAAAAGCTTTGCCTAATAGTGATATCGTATTGGTTTCTCCTTTGTCTAATGAAAAGGCTAACCCCTCGTCTCAATTAGTGCAAACAATGCCCTATGGCGATGTACTCAAACAGACCTTGTTGGAGTATCTTATTCAAAAGGACAGTAAAATTACCGTGATTGTAGATGAGAAAAAAGCATCGACAAAGCGCTTTATGCAACGTCATTATCCCAACATAAAAGTAATCGATACCAAAGAAATAAAAGAGGTCGATAAAACATTGGTTGCAGGAAAGAACAATGCATTTATCCTAGATTCCAATAGTATCGAATCTGCACTTTTGTTAACAGATAAATTAAAGGGAAAAACAACGAGCTTTGATATTCAAGTTGCTTCTTTCGACAAAAGTGAAGTCTTTGATTATGGAGAAATTAAGATTGAAACCTTAGTAGCCTTACACTATACTTTTCCTTCCGTAACAAGAGATAGTGAGTCAAGCCTAGATACAGCCTTTGCGAGAGAATATAAAGCGTTAAATAACGCGATGCCTAATCGCTTCGCTATTCGCGGATATGACGTTACTTTAGACGTTATTTTGCGCATGTTTCAGAAAGAAGGCTTTACAGGAGCTTTGGGAATGAAATCGACAGAAATAGAGAATAAATTTGTGTACAGTAAAAATCCAGAGGGAACTGTGCGAAACAGAGGAGTGTATATCCTGCAATATAATGATGATTTAACCGTAAAAGTAGTAGAATAA
- a CDS encoding OsmC family protein, which yields MLSKITYLGDLRTESTHLQSGEKIITDAPVDNHGKGQAFSPTDMVTNAAGSCAMTIMGIKANELGVDMVGSTIDVFKEMQGEPRRIKKVTLHIKMLSTANEKERVILERVAMHCPVLLSLHPEIEKEITFNWTQK from the coding sequence ATGTTGTCAAAAATAACGTATTTAGGAGATTTGAGAACCGAATCAACTCACCTGCAATCTGGAGAAAAAATTATTACAGACGCACCAGTGGATAACCACGGAAAAGGACAAGCTTTTTCCCCAACCGATATGGTAACCAATGCTGCAGGATCTTGTGCCATGACGATTATGGGAATTAAAGCCAATGAATTGGGGGTTGATATGGTCGGTTCTACGATTGACGTTTTTAAAGAAATGCAAGGGGAACCAAGGCGAATTAAAAAAGTAACTTTACACATTAAGATGTTGAGTACTGCTAATGAAAAGGAGCGTGTAATCTTAGAACGCGTAGCCATGCATTGCCCCGTTTTATTGAGTTTGCATCCCGAAATAGAAAAGGAAATAACGTTTAACTGGACGCAGAAATAA
- a CDS encoding DUF3820 family protein codes for MLDNQRELVELAKAKMPFGKYEGKYLIDLPEYYVVWYHNKGFPKGKLGQQLALVYELKLNGLEPLIRNIRNNF; via the coding sequence ATACTAGACAATCAAAGAGAACTGGTTGAATTGGCTAAAGCCAAAATGCCTTTTGGCAAATACGAAGGCAAATACCTGATTGATTTGCCAGAATACTATGTCGTTTGGTACCACAATAAGGGTTTTCCAAAAGGGAAATTAGGCCAACAACTCGCTTTGGTATACGAATTAAAATTAAACGGCTTAGAGCCATTAATTCGAAATATTCGAAATAACTTTTAG
- a CDS encoding NAD(P)/FAD-dependent oxidoreductase: MMNIPTSNRPRVVIIGGGFGGLALAKKLKNKNFQVVLLDKHNYHTFQPLLYQVATGGLESGSIAFPIRKVVQNYEGIFFRVAQVQRIDTENKKVIADIGTIFFDYLVIATGSKTNFFGNTAIQQNSMAMKTIPQSLNIRSLVLENFEEALLTNDEKEKRALMNFVIVGAGPTGVELAGALAEMKKHVLPKDYPDLDIRQMEINVIQGGAKVLDAMSDKASRKAQEFLEKLGVNVWVNEIVTDFDGKTVQTKSGREFKAETVIWTAGVMGAVIDGFEAAVIQRGNRLKVNEYNQVEGFDSIFAIGDVAAMVTEHLPMGHPMMAQPAIQQGQLLANNLIQLRDGKPLKKFVYNDKGSMATIGRNKAVVDLPRFQFSGFFAWFVWMFVHLMSLIGFRNKFLVFWNWLYNYLMFDRQARLIVRPYKKKNEESFTKNNE; the protein is encoded by the coding sequence ATGATGAATATTCCTACATCTAATCGTCCTCGAGTTGTAATTATTGGAGGAGGATTTGGTGGATTAGCATTAGCTAAGAAATTGAAAAACAAAAATTTTCAAGTTGTACTATTAGATAAGCATAATTATCATACGTTTCAACCTTTACTTTACCAAGTCGCAACTGGCGGTTTGGAATCGGGATCTATTGCATTTCCGATTCGAAAGGTGGTTCAAAACTATGAGGGAATTTTCTTTCGCGTGGCTCAAGTGCAACGCATTGATACAGAAAATAAAAAAGTAATCGCCGATATCGGCACCATCTTTTTTGATTACTTAGTGATCGCTACGGGGTCTAAAACAAACTTTTTCGGTAATACCGCTATTCAGCAAAACAGTATGGCGATGAAAACGATTCCACAATCGTTAAACATCCGAAGCTTGGTATTGGAAAATTTTGAAGAAGCGTTGTTGACCAATGACGAAAAAGAGAAACGCGCCTTAATGAACTTCGTTATTGTAGGAGCAGGACCGACAGGAGTAGAGTTGGCTGGTGCTTTGGCAGAAATGAAGAAACACGTGTTGCCAAAAGATTATCCCGATCTGGATATCAGACAAATGGAAATCAACGTCATTCAAGGAGGTGCTAAGGTTTTGGATGCGATGTCAGATAAAGCATCCCGTAAAGCCCAAGAGTTCTTAGAGAAATTAGGAGTGAATGTATGGGTGAATGAAATTGTAACTGATTTTGATGGCAAGACGGTACAAACAAAATCAGGAAGAGAATTTAAAGCAGAAACGGTTATTTGGACAGCAGGTGTAATGGGAGCCGTGATTGATGGATTTGAAGCGGCTGTGATTCAAAGAGGAAACCGATTAAAAGTCAACGAATACAATCAAGTAGAAGGATTTGATTCCATTTTTGCTATTGGAGACGTAGCGGCTATGGTAACGGAACATTTGCCCATGGGACACCCGATGATGGCACAACCCGCTATTCAACAAGGACAATTACTAGCGAATAACTTAATTCAATTAAGAGACGGAAAACCGCTGAAAAAGTTTGTCTACAACGACAAAGGGTCTATGGCAACCATCGGAAGAAATAAAGCCGTAGTCGATTTGCCTAGATTTCAATTTAGTGGATTCTTCGCTTGGTTCGTTTGGATGTTTGTGCATTTAATGTCTCTAATCGGATTTAGAAATAAATTCTTGGTGTTCTGGAATTGGCTATACAACTACTTAATGTTTGATCGTCAAGCGCGTTTAATCGTTCGACCATATAAGAAGAAAAACGAAGAAAGTTTTACGAAGAATAATGAATAA
- a CDS encoding DUF3810 domain-containing protein yields the protein MRPIKTRYYLIGFAVFLILKNILTSNAEWVERFYTHGFYAVYLRLITACTNLFPFSLGDVLYFLVGLFLLWKIRHLWKKNRETKKRIRAYVGLLLKGCVVFYVAFNLFWGFNNYRIPLATQLDLQQGYTKQELLELTQIMIQQTNALQLAITQDSLQAVVLPSNKDQIRQDAQLGMHTLSESTQWFTYGSQKAKGSLYSLPLTYMGFSGYVNPFTLEAQVNTKIPTSTLIVTSSHEIAHQVGYAKESEANFIGFLAAKKQEDIRYQYSANIFALRYCLKALESEETESDFKVLLEEIHPGVHTNLIENTLFWHSYKTVTNSIFKFIYSNFLKINNQKEGIRSYNKFIDLLIHYNKKEPVFTGSF from the coding sequence ATGCGCCCAATAAAAACAAGATACTATCTCATCGGATTCGCTGTGTTTCTGATACTTAAAAATATACTAACCTCAAATGCCGAATGGGTTGAACGCTTTTATACCCATGGGTTTTATGCGGTTTACTTGCGTCTGATTACCGCGTGTACTAACCTATTTCCCTTCTCTCTTGGCGATGTACTTTACTTTTTAGTTGGATTATTTCTCTTGTGGAAAATTCGCCATCTTTGGAAAAAGAACCGCGAGACCAAGAAGCGAATACGTGCTTATGTGGGTTTACTCCTCAAAGGATGTGTTGTTTTTTATGTTGCTTTTAACCTCTTCTGGGGATTCAATAACTATCGAATTCCCTTAGCCACACAGCTTGATTTACAACAAGGTTATACCAAACAAGAGCTTTTGGAGTTGACTCAAATTATGATTCAACAAACCAATGCCTTACAGCTGGCTATAACCCAAGATTCTTTACAGGCTGTTGTACTTCCGTCTAACAAAGACCAAATTCGACAAGACGCTCAATTGGGCATGCATACCTTAAGCGAATCTACCCAATGGTTTACATACGGCAGTCAAAAGGCTAAAGGTTCTTTGTATAGTTTGCCTTTAACCTACATGGGATTTTCAGGTTATGTCAATCCTTTTACCTTAGAAGCACAAGTCAATACCAAAATTCCAACCTCTACATTGATTGTTACCTCCTCCCATGAAATTGCACATCAAGTCGGTTATGCCAAAGAAAGCGAAGCCAACTTTATCGGTTTTTTAGCTGCTAAAAAACAAGAAGACATTCGCTATCAATATTCTGCCAATATCTTTGCCCTGCGCTACTGTTTAAAAGCGTTGGAATCGGAAGAAACCGAAAGTGACTTTAAAGTTTTACTTGAAGAGATTCACCCAGGAGTACACACCAATTTAATCGAAAACACCTTATTTTGGCACTCCTATAAAACGGTAACGAATTCAATATTCAAGTTCATTTACAGTAACTTCCTCAAGATCAACAACCAAAAAGAGGGCATTCGCTCCTACAATAAGTTTATTGATTTATTGATTCACTACAATAAAAAAGAGCCTGTGTTTACAGGCTCTTTCTAA
- a CDS encoding (2Fe-2S) ferredoxin domain-containing protein, which produces MSKVKKGERTIFVCDGKKCCRYNEEAKACFEDLLEESGLGADYALCKMKCQGMCKKAPVVYLSEHDTYKKEVTKKKAKKIFEKYVTAAVLSS; this is translated from the coding sequence ATGAGTAAAGTTAAGAAAGGTGAGCGAACAATCTTCGTTTGCGATGGAAAAAAATGTTGCCGATACAATGAAGAAGCCAAAGCATGCTTTGAAGATTTACTTGAAGAAAGTGGTCTCGGAGCCGATTATGCGTTGTGTAAAATGAAGTGTCAAGGCATGTGTAAAAAGGCTCCCGTAGTCTACCTTTCAGAACACGATACTTATAAAAAAGAAGTAACGAAGAAAAAGGCAAAGAAAATCTTTGAGAAATACGTTACGGCTGCTGTTTTATCTTCGTAA
- a CDS encoding methyltransferase domain-containing protein encodes MPWNPVVYNKFKQVRFLPFFDLSAMIQETPIMKSVDLGCGTGEQTALLVEKFKQATFIGIDSSVEMLEQAALLKSDRLEFQCQTIENFVETNESWDVIFSNAALQWSDNHQDLFPKLIAKLNSGGQFVVQMPYQPENILNKLLYTLAESEPYRTQLKGWNRPSSVLALDDYAQIMFDGGLSQLSISQRIYPIIAQDHHTLYEFIAGSALIPYLERLEEDKKALFIAAFKAEIANSFKKLPALYAFKRILLYGKKE; translated from the coding sequence ATGCCTTGGAATCCAGTAGTATATAACAAGTTTAAGCAGGTTCGTTTTTTGCCGTTTTTCGACTTAAGTGCCATGATTCAGGAAACACCAATCATGAAATCAGTTGATTTGGGATGTGGTACAGGAGAACAAACCGCATTGTTAGTTGAAAAATTCAAACAAGCCACTTTTATAGGAATTGATTCTTCTGTAGAAATGCTTGAACAAGCAGCACTTTTAAAATCCGATCGGTTAGAATTTCAATGTCAAACCATAGAAAACTTTGTAGAAACGAATGAATCGTGGGATGTTATTTTTAGCAATGCCGCACTGCAATGGTCTGATAATCATCAAGATTTATTTCCAAAGCTTATTGCTAAATTAAATTCAGGAGGACAGTTTGTTGTTCAGATGCCCTATCAACCAGAAAATATACTAAACAAATTACTTTACACCCTTGCGGAATCAGAGCCTTATCGAACCCAGCTAAAAGGATGGAATAGACCTTCTTCTGTATTGGCATTAGATGATTATGCCCAAATTATGTTTGATGGTGGGTTAAGTCAGTTGAGTATTTCTCAACGTATTTATCCAATAATAGCTCAAGATCATCATACCTTATATGAATTTATTGCTGGCTCTGCTTTAATACCTTATTTAGAAAGGTTAGAAGAGGACAAAAAAGCTTTGTTTATTGCAGCTTTTAAAGCAGAAATAGCGAATTCTTTTAAAAAGCTACCTGCTTTATATGCTTTTAAAAGGATATTGCTTTATGGTAAAAAAGAGTAA
- a CDS encoding MFS transporter: MEATSTVPFSRYEKFVIFILAITQFTVILDFMVMAPLGDLLLKSLAMDTQDFGIAVSAYAFSAGAAGLLTAGFADKFDRKKLLLFFYIGFIVGTLFCGLAYSYATLVAARIFTGLFGGVIGSISMAIITDIFSLQQRGRVMGFVQMGFGASQVLGIPIGLYIANKWVWEAPFFLIVALSIIIALLIGFYLRPVNAHLALQQDHKPLVHLWNTLKNKEYRIGFVATTFLSVGGFMMMPFGTIFAVNNLGVHPDQLPLLFMVSGITSLIFMPFIGKLSDKMNKYILFSIASIWLMLVCVVYTNMAQIPLWLVMVINVLMMFGIMSRMVPSSALTSAVPEGKDRGAFMSINSSIQQIAGGIAAAIAGLIVYQEHKNSPLVNYDIVGYVVVGVSCLSIALMYRVNQLIQTKR, encoded by the coding sequence ATGGAAGCAACTTCAACCGTGCCTTTTTCAAGGTATGAGAAATTTGTCATCTTTATACTTGCTATTACGCAATTTACTGTTATCCTAGATTTTATGGTCATGGCTCCTCTTGGGGATTTGCTCCTTAAAAGTTTAGCTATGGATACGCAGGATTTTGGTATCGCGGTTTCTGCCTATGCGTTTAGTGCGGGTGCAGCGGGATTACTTACAGCGGGATTTGCAGATAAATTTGATCGCAAGAAATTGTTGCTATTCTTTTATATTGGTTTTATTGTTGGCACTTTGTTCTGTGGTTTGGCTTACTCCTATGCAACACTAGTTGCGGCTCGAATCTTTACGGGTTTATTTGGTGGGGTAATTGGCTCCATCTCGATGGCCATTATAACGGATATTTTCAGCTTACAGCAACGTGGGCGCGTGATGGGATTCGTCCAAATGGGATTTGGCGCTAGTCAAGTACTGGGAATTCCCATTGGATTGTACATTGCCAACAAATGGGTTTGGGAAGCCCCTTTCTTTTTAATTGTTGCACTATCGATTATCATTGCGTTGCTGATTGGTTTTTATCTGCGTCCTGTCAATGCACATTTAGCTCTCCAACAAGATCACAAACCGCTAGTTCACCTTTGGAATACGCTAAAAAACAAAGAATACCGCATTGGTTTTGTCGCAACAACTTTCCTTTCCGTAGGTGGTTTTATGATGATGCCTTTCGGGACGATCTTTGCTGTAAATAACCTCGGAGTTCACCCAGATCAACTGCCATTATTGTTTATGGTTTCTGGAATTACTTCTTTGATTTTCATGCCTTTTATCGGAAAACTAAGTGATAAAATGAATAAATATATACTCTTTAGTATTGCTTCGATTTGGTTGATGCTCGTTTGTGTAGTGTATACGAATATGGCTCAAATTCCCCTGTGGTTGGTGATGGTAATCAACGTCTTAATGATGTTTGGTATTATGAGTCGCATGGTCCCTTCTTCTGCCCTAACCAGTGCTGTTCCGGAAGGTAAAGACCGCGGTGCTTTTATGAGTATCAACTCCTCTATTCAACAAATTGCCGGTGGAATCGCCGCTGCTATTGCAGGTTTAATCGTATATCAAGAACACAAAAATAGCCCGTTGGTCAACTACGATATCGTAGGCTATGTTGTAGTAGGTGTTTCGTGTTTGAGTATTGCCTTGATGTATCGCGTAAATCAATTGATTCAGACAAAACGATAA
- a CDS encoding helix-turn-helix domain-containing protein → MNDTTIEVPKQYEALRIYNEDTIFETAVSGRPYRPKRSSILFVLQGRIRMKEQIHEMEIVSYSFLLINTKYVYEIIEIEPHTEFRLMGYDRDFIEHSTFQLNKVKVYKDLKNQLKRIFTVSAPEFAVFWENIKLLDHYTQHFQTTTYAEQIIQSYFNILLYHLVGIVAPLHEEQLSQLNRQQKLTYNFVNLVSDHYLQEKSVQFYADALSISIRYLSAVVKEIAQRTPNQIISEFIVNEAKAQLNDSSISLKEIATKLHFSDQYAFTHFFKKHLEMSPTQYRSLVNKAK, encoded by the coding sequence ATGAATGACACAACAATTGAAGTACCGAAACAATACGAAGCGCTGCGCATTTACAATGAAGATACCATTTTCGAGACAGCTGTTTCAGGAAGGCCCTATCGCCCAAAGCGCTCTTCTATTTTGTTTGTACTGCAAGGACGTATTCGCATGAAAGAACAAATTCACGAAATGGAAATTGTCAGCTATTCTTTTCTTCTTATTAATACGAAATACGTATATGAAATCATAGAAATAGAACCCCATACCGAATTTCGTTTGATGGGCTATGATCGAGATTTTATTGAGCATAGTACCTTTCAACTTAATAAGGTGAAGGTATACAAAGACTTGAAAAATCAACTAAAGCGTATTTTTACAGTTTCTGCTCCTGAATTTGCCGTTTTTTGGGAGAATATAAAATTGTTGGATCACTATACACAACACTTTCAAACCACAACCTATGCGGAGCAAATTATTCAAAGTTATTTTAATATTTTGCTCTATCACCTTGTCGGAATTGTTGCTCCTTTACACGAAGAACAATTGTCTCAACTCAACAGACAACAAAAGCTGACGTATAATTTTGTCAATTTGGTTTCGGATCATTATCTGCAAGAAAAAAGCGTGCAGTTTTATGCCGATGCCCTTTCGATTTCCATTCGCTATTTGAGTGCCGTAGTGAAAGAAATAGCCCAACGTACACCCAATCAGATTATTAGCGAATTTATCGTGAATGAAGCAAAAGCACAGTTAAATGACTCGTCTATCTCACTCAAGGAAATTGCAACTAAGCTCCATTTTAGCGATCAATATGCTTTTACGCACTTCTTTAAAAAACATCTAGAGATGAGTCCAACGCAATATAGATCGCTGGTTAATAAGGCTAAATAA